One genomic segment of Homo sapiens chromosome 14, GRCh38.p14 Primary Assembly includes these proteins:
- the DEGS2 gene encoding sphingolipid delta(4)-desaturase/C4-monooxygenase DES2 isoform X1: MRPDPRLKWAVLVLVLVQMLACWLVRGLAWRWLLFWAYAFGGCVNHSLTLAIHDISHNAAFGTGRAARNRWLAVFANLPVGVPYAASFKKYHVDHHRYLGGDGLDVDVPTRLEGWFFCTPARKLLWLVLQPFFYSLRPLCVHPKAVTRMEVLNTLVQLAADLAIFALWGLKPVVYLLASSFLGLGLHPISGHFVAEHYMFLKGHETYSYYGPLNWITFNVGYHVEHHDFPSIPGYNLPLVRKIAPEYYDHLPQHHSWVKVLWDFVFEDSLGPYARVKRVYRLAKDGL; this comes from the exons ATGCGGCCAGACCCGCGCCTCAAGTGGGCggtgctggtgctggtgctggtgcaGATGCTGGCCTGCTGGCTGGTGCGCGGGCTGGCCTGGCGCTGGCTGCTGTTCTGGGCCTACGCCTTTGGTGGCTGCGTGAACCACTCGCTGACGCTGGCCATCCACGACATCTCGCACAACGCGGCCTTCGGCACGGGCCGTGCGGCACGCAACCGCTGGCTGGCCGTGTTCGCCAACCTGCCCGTGGGTGTGCCCTACGCCGCCTCCTTCAAGAAGTACCACGTGGACCACCACCGCTACCTGGGCGGCGACGGGCTGGACGTGGACGTGCCCACGCGTCTGGAGGGCTGGTTCTTCTGCACACCCGCCCGCAAGCTGCTCTGGCTGGTGCTGCAGCCCTTCTTCTACTCACTACGGCCGCTCTGCGTCCACCCCAAGGCCGTGACCCGCATGGAGGTGCTCAACACGCTGGTGCAGCTGGCGGCCGACCTGGCCATCTTTGCCCTTTGGGGGCTCAAGCCCGTGGTCTACCTGCTGGCCAGCTCcttcctgggcctgggcctgcacCCCATCTCGGGCCACTTCGTGGCCGAGCACTACATGTTCCTCAAGGGCCACGAGACCTACTCCTACTATGGGCCTCTCAACTGGATCACCTTCAATGTGGGCTACCACGTGGAGCACCACGACTTCCCCAGCATCCCGGGCTACAACCTGCCGCTG GTGCGGAAGATCGCGCCCGAGTACTACGACCACCTGCCGCAGCACCACTCCTGGGTGAAGGTGCTCTGGGATTTTGTGTTTGAGGACTCCCTGGGGCCCTATGCCAGGGTGAAGCGGGTGTACAGGCTGGCAAAAGATGGTCTGTGA
- the DEGS2 gene encoding sphingolipid delta(4)-desaturase/C4-monooxygenase DES2 yields MGNSASRSDFEWVYTDQPHTQRRKEILAKYPAIKALMRPDPRLKWAVLVLVLVQMLACWLVRGLAWRWLLFWAYAFGGCVNHSLTLAIHDISHNAAFGTGRAARNRWLAVFANLPVGVPYAASFKKYHVDHHRYLGGDGLDVDVPTRLEGWFFCTPARKLLWLVLQPFFYSLRPLCVHPKAVTRMEVLNTLVQLAADLAIFALWGLKPVVYLLASSFLGLGLHPISGHFVAEHYMFLKGHETYSYYGPLNWITFNVGYHVEHHDFPSIPGYNLPLVRKIAPEYYDHLPQHHSWVKVLWDFVFEDSLGPYARVKRVYRLAKDGL; encoded by the exons ATGGGCAACAGCGCGAGCCGCAGCGACTTCGAGTGGGTCTACACCGACCAGCCGCACACGCAGCGGCGCAAGGAGATACTGG CCAAGTACCCGGCCATCAAGGCCCTGATGCGGCCAGACCCGCGCCTCAAGTGGGCggtgctggtgctggtgctggtgcaGATGCTGGCCTGCTGGCTGGTGCGCGGGCTGGCCTGGCGCTGGCTGCTGTTCTGGGCCTACGCCTTTGGTGGCTGCGTGAACCACTCGCTGACGCTGGCCATCCACGACATCTCGCACAACGCGGCCTTCGGCACGGGCCGTGCGGCACGCAACCGCTGGCTGGCCGTGTTCGCCAACCTGCCCGTGGGTGTGCCCTACGCCGCCTCCTTCAAGAAGTACCACGTGGACCACCACCGCTACCTGGGCGGCGACGGGCTGGACGTGGACGTGCCCACGCGTCTGGAGGGCTGGTTCTTCTGCACACCCGCCCGCAAGCTGCTCTGGCTGGTGCTGCAGCCCTTCTTCTACTCACTACGGCCGCTCTGCGTCCACCCCAAGGCCGTGACCCGCATGGAGGTGCTCAACACGCTGGTGCAGCTGGCGGCCGACCTGGCCATCTTTGCCCTTTGGGGGCTCAAGCCCGTGGTCTACCTGCTGGCCAGCTCcttcctgggcctgggcctgcacCCCATCTCGGGCCACTTCGTGGCCGAGCACTACATGTTCCTCAAGGGCCACGAGACCTACTCCTACTATGGGCCTCTCAACTGGATCACCTTCAATGTGGGCTACCACGTGGAGCACCACGACTTCCCCAGCATCCCGGGCTACAACCTGCCGCTG GTGCGGAAGATCGCGCCCGAGTACTACGACCACCTGCCGCAGCACCACTCCTGGGTGAAGGTGCTCTGGGATTTTGTGTTTGAGGACTCCCTGGGGCCCTATGCCAGGGTGAAGCGGGTGTACAGGCTGGCAAAAGATGGTCTGTGA